The Epinephelus lanceolatus isolate andai-2023 chromosome 11, ASM4190304v1, whole genome shotgun sequence genome window below encodes:
- the sms gene encoding spermine synthase, giving the protein MALRHYTLDFKLSTAVDSASTVPGLLSIFHEQEMTETVHETNGHGYLGTFVGKNGRLAVLRVHSRGLVTVDLQCYEEDNIAQVDNLLNALETKLKETLKDNITRIKRLPALLRGAEVDRYWPTTDGRLVEYDMDQMVYEEDSPYQNIKILHSNQYGNVLILDDDLNLAESDLAYTKAIMGSGRENFAGKEVLILGGGDGGILSEMVKQKPKMITMLDIDQKVIDACKKHMRKTCGHVLDNLKGDCYQVLVEDCVPVLKKYVSDGKTFDYVINDLTAIPISTEPEEDSTWEFLRLILDLSMKVLHPSGKYLTQGNAENMTEALCLYEEQLRKLSCPVKFSKEVVCVPSYLEQWVFYNIWKV; this is encoded by the exons ATGGCTCTGCGACACTACACCCTCGACTTCAAGCTCTCTACGGCAG TTGACTCTGCATCAACAGTTCCTGGTCTACTGTCCATATTTCATGAGCAGGAAATGACAGAGACTGTCCATGAAACAAATGGGCATGGATACCTTGGTACTTTTGTAGGAAAGAATGGCCG GCTTGCTGTTCTGCGTGTGCACTCCCGTGGGTTGGTCACTGTTGATCTGCAGTGTTATGAAGAGGACAACATTGCACAAGTAGACAAT cttTTAAATGCACTGGAAACAAAGTTAAAGGAGACCCTAAAAGACAATATTACAAGGATTAAGAG GCTCCCAGCCCTCCTGCGAGGAGCAGAGGTTGACAGATACTGGCCCACGACTGATGGCAGACTGGTTGAGTACGACATGGACCAGATGGTGTACGAAGAAGATTCTCCATACCAAAACATTAAGATTTTGCACTCAAACCAGTATGGAAATGTCCTAATACTGGACGATGACTTAA ACCTGGCAGAGAGTGATTTGGCCTACACCAAAGCCATCATGGGCAGCGGAAGAGAGAATTTTGCTGGAAAAGAGGTGCTGATTTTGGGAGGAGGCGACGGAGGCATCCTGTCTGAGATggtcaaacaaaagccaaagatGATCACCATGTTGGATAT TGACCAGAAGGTGATAGACGCGTGCAAAAAGCACATGAGGAAAACTTGCGGCCATGTCCTCGACAACCTGAAGGGAGACTGTTACCAA GTTCTAGTTGAGGACTGTGTCCCTGTGCTGAAGAAGTATGTCTCAGACGGAAAGACGTTTGATTACGTAATCAATGACCTGACTGCAATCCCAATTTCCACAGAGCCAGAAGAAG ATTCAACATGGGAGTTCCTGCGTCTCATCTTGGATCTGTCGATGAAAGTCCTGCATCCCTCGGGGAAATATCTTACACAG GGTAACGCCGAGAACATGACAGAGGCTCTGTGTCTGTACGAGGAGCAGCTGAGGAAGCTCTCGTGTCCTGTGAAGTTCTCCAAAGAGGTGGTGTGCGTGCCCTCCTACTTGGAGCA ATGGGTTTTCTACAACATCTGGAAGGTGTAA